ccatggtgaaaccccgtctctactaaaaatagaaaaaattagccgggcccaggggcgggcgcctgtagtcccagctactcgggaggctgaggcaggagaatggcgtgaacccgggaggcggagcttgcagtgagctgagattgcgccactgcactccagcctgggcgaagagcaagactccatctcaaaaaaaaaaaaaaaaaaaaaaaaaaaaaaagacagaaagagagaaagagagacagagagagaagaagaaggagaaggagaagaagaagaaaaataaaagaaagaggccaggcgcagtggctcacgcctgtaatcccagcactttgggaggccaaggcaggcagatcatgaggtctagagatcgagaccatcctggtcaacacggtgaaaccctgtctctactaaaaatacaaaaattagctgggcatggtggtgggcgcttgtagtcccagctactcgggaggctgaggcaggagaatggtgtgaacctgggaggcggagcttgcagtgagccgagatagcgccactacactccagcctgggcgacagaacaagactccatcaaaaagaaaaaaaaaaaaaagaagaaagaaagaagatcaaGTCAAACACTgttatggaaaaataattttttagatcattttttaaaaaattgagcagTAGGGACCTCACTGGGGCCATAATGGGGAGGAAATAAAGGAACACGTGAGCTTCAGGGGGGATGTTACTCAACTTCCTCCATATTGCTCTTGATGTAGGTGGCAGGTCTCCCTAGGTCTCTTTCTTCTACCTCCTGAGATGCCCAGCAGGAGCCTTTCTCCTGCTGTGACTAGCCATGGGCTGCTGCTTCCAGTTTCAGCAAGTCCTGGCCCTCCTGGTTTGTGCTGGTAGTTGCTGGCAGTAACTCAAAGCAAAAGCCCATCTGGTAGACCAGGCCCCTGCTAGGCTATGCTGCACCCTCTTTCTGCAGTTGACTCCTTGGCTAGCAAGAgtacagatttttctttcttctgcccaaAAAGGGACTCTGGAGAGATGAATAGAGGAACATCAGGTTTTCTTCCAGGCCAGCTTCAGCGTTGGGATATTCAAAGCAACCTCTCATTTTAAACCACAGTTTCTGAGGCTCCTTGCCCATGGGTAGTTAGCATGGAAGGGGGCTTCTGGATGAGGAAGGCTTAAGTAGAATGACTCAGGCGCTATCTGCAGTGGTGGGCAGGGGAGGTCACTGCAGAAGAGGCATTAGCTGTCTCAGACAGCTAAACATTTGTCCTTTCTCCCAAATGGCTCATCCAGCAAGCTTCTGTGGGGTCAGTCTCCTGCCACTATACTCCAAGCGCCGAATTTTGGGGCTAGAGCAACCGAGGTCTTTATCTGACTCTGTTGTAGCTTGACGTCTCTTGGGAGCACGGCTGGGGGCTGGCTTCTCTGCTTCAGCCTTTGTTGAGGTGGCCAAAGGGGTATCCCCATAGGCCCGATAGCCACCAACCAGGCAGTACGTCTCCCCATGCCAGCCTACCTGAGTTTCTCCACACCCTCGGTAGAGAACATGGTAGTGCCCAGGTGTGGGAGGAGAAGTGGCAGGCACTGCAGCTGGAAAGAAAACCAGAATTAGTAACTTTTACCTTATACACTGTGTTGCCTCCCGTCTCTCACGTCTCTTCCTAAGAAGTCCTTTCATCTTCTTCGCATTCCAGACACAGCCTTGGCCTATCACCTCTGTGTGTCCCCTAAGACAGGATGCTGGCTGTGAAAGCAGTTATGTGGAGCCTGTGGCAGCAGCAGGAGACCACGAGATACTCCTCATCCCTtccaaaaaatacatttcttaaggTCTGTCACATCTCAGGCTTtaatggaaattcttttctttttttttttttttttttgagacggagtctcgctctatcgcccaggctggagtgcagtggccggatctcagctcactgcaagctctgcctcccgggttcccgccattctcctgcctcagcctcccgagtagtcgggactacaggcgcccaccacctcacccggctagtttgttgtattttttagtagagacggggtttcaccgtgttagccaggatggtctcgatctcctgacctcgtgatccgcccgtctcggcctcccaaagtgctgggattacaggcttgagccaccgcgcccggcctcggaaattattttcaagttttgtAAAAAATCATCTActattggccgggtgtggtggttcacgcttgtaatctcagcactttgagaagctgaggagggaatatcacttgagtccaggagcaccagcctggccaacatgatgaaaccccatctctactaaaaatacaaaaaattaggcaggcgtggcggcgggcacctgtagttccagctgcttgggaggctgaggcaggagaatcgcttgaacctgggaggtggaggttgcagtgagctaagatcgtaccactgcactccccagcctgggtgacagagcgagacattgtctcaaaaaaaaaaaaaaaaaaaaggctgggcgcggtggctcaagcctgtaatcccagcactttgggaggccgagacgggtggatcacgaggtcaggagatcgagaccatcgtggctaacacggtgaaaccccgtctctactaaaaaatacaaaaaactagccgggagaggtggcaggcgcctgtagtcccagctactcgggaggctgaggcaggagaatggcgtgaacccgggaggcggagcttgcagtgagctgagatccggccactgcactccagcctgggcgacagagcgagactccgtctcaaaaaagaaaaaaaaaaaaaaaggatctaatatgccactgcactccagcctgggtaacagagcgagagtaaaataaaaatatctaatacCAAttggtgggccaggcacagtgcctcatgcccgtaatcctagcattttgggaggctgaggtgggcagatcgcttgagctcaggagttcaagaccagcctaggcaacatggcgaaaccctgtcactgctaaaaatagaaaaaattagctgggtgtggtggcgcatgcctgtagtcccaggtactagcgagactgagttgggagaatcccctgagcccaggaagctgaggtttcagtgagctgtgattatgccagtgcactccaacctgggcgacagagaccctgtctcaaaccaaaccaaaacaaaacaaaacaaaaaattcagacCAGCCccggcaacatagcaagaccctgtttcaattaaaaaaaaaaaaaaaatgatgagaacCTGTCTGAACACCTGCTCAGATGACATTTCACTTGCCCTTAGCAGTGAGCAGGAAGACTGTGGGTCCCTGAGTGGCCACGCCCTCGATATTACTTAGGCTAGGAAAGCTGTGAGGTGTGGTGGGCCAGCCCAAAAGGAACGTGTCAGCCAGGTGAAGCTGTGGGTACAGCAACGCCTCCTGTATAGATGCCCCCTGTATGCCTACCTGCTGCGCTGCCCTCCCAGGGGACAGAGGACATGTTAGAGAGAATATAGAGGATCCGGTCAGACATTGTCTCTCAGCCAACCAACCAGATTGGTATCTCACAGAGAAATGGTAGGGAGGTTTCCCTAGGACACAGGTGTGTAGTCACGCTGCCATGGAAACTGTGAAAGCTTGTGAGGTCATCACTACCCAGTGAAGTCACATAAGGAATCTGTGACCTAAGGGGCAGGCTTTGGGCCTTCAGGGTTTTGTGGAGGAGAGCAGGGCAGAGATAGAGAGGAATCCTGCTTGGGCCCTCCCATCCAGCCCTCCCTACAAATGCCTAGTAGCCACTCTGTGGGGCACATCTGTTGGCTGGTGCAAGTTCCAGTGACCACAGGAGGGCAACAGAAATCTAAATTCTGAGATGAACTGGAGAGGCAAGATTAATCTAAGAGATAGATAGGTAGCCACGCACTGGTGCTAAACAATCAACAGcaggagaggcagagattgggatGGACAAAGGGATCATGGAAGGCTCCTTCCAGCTGGACTTGAAGGACAAGTGAGATCTGGACACACGCAAAGTGTAACTGCCCTACGGGTTCCCTTTGCCACTGCCTAGACaaagctgatttatcaagacagggaaattgcaatagagaaagagtaattcacgcagagctagctgtgcaggagactggagttttattattactcaaatcagtctccctaaacattcagggatcagagtttttaaagataatttggtgggtggTGGGCAGTGAGTCGGGAAagctgattggttgggtcagagatgaaatcatagggagttgacTTGGGCGTagcagctcatgcttgtaatcccagcactctgggaggctgacaagcctggccaacatggcgaaatcctgtctctactgagaaaacaaaaattaggctggatgtggtggctcatgcctgtaatcccagcacttttggaggccaaggtgggcggatcacgaggtcaagagattgagaccatcctggccaatatggtgaaaccctgtctctactaaaaatacaaaaattagctgggtgtggtggcatgcgcctgtagtcccagctacttgggaggctgaggcagaagaatcctgaacccaagaggtggaggttgcagtgagctgagatccagccattgcattccagccttgtGACAGTGagacgagactctgtctcaaaaacaaaaacaacaacaaaaacaaaagttagctgggcatggtggtgcacatctgtaatcccagctagctacttgggaggctgaagaactaaaatcactgaagcccaggaggcagagactgcagtgagtcaaaatcgtgccactgcacttcagcctacgcgacagagtgagactctgtctcaaagaaaaaaaaaaaaaatcataggtaGTCGAAGGTATCCTCTTGCCCCGAGTCAGTTCCTGGGTTGGGGAGCCACAAGATTGACCAGAGCCACAAGATTGACCACTTGATggtcagctgatccatcaagtgcaaggtcttttttattttatttatattttttgagacagagtctcactctgttgcccaggctggagtgcagtggcacaatgatcttgactcactgcaagctccccaaGGGATTCTCGTGTTTCAGcatcctgaggagctgggactacaggcacccgccaccacacccagctaatttttgtaattttagtagagacggggttttgtcatgttggccaggctgctctcaaactcccccgtcctcaagggatccacctgccttggccttccaaagtgctgggattacaggtgtgagccactgtgcctagccaatcAAGCGTAGGCTCTGCagaatatctcaagcactgatattatgttgcatatataatatataacgtATATATGacacgtatgtgtatatatatgtatacacacacatatatatatatatatatttttttttttttttttgagacgcagtccaactttgttgcccaggctggagtgcagtggcacgatctcggctcactgcaacctccacctcccaggttcaagtgattctcctgcctcagcctcctgagtagctgggattacaggcaccctctaCCAcgctggctaatgtttgtatttttagtagagatgaggtttcaccatgttggtcaggctgatcttcaactcctgacctcaagtgatccacctgccttggcctcccaaagttccgagattaccagcgtgagccaccacacctggcctatgtatataatttttaaaaattaaaacattaacaaATATGGAACGCTTCATggatttgcatgtcatccttgcacaAGGGGCCGTGCTAATCTTCTCTATAGTtccaattttattatatgtattgcTGAAGTGAGCATGATCTTAGGTTTTatatagtgatgttatccccaagAACAATTTGGGGAatggtcagaatcttgtagcctcggctgggcgcagtggctgacgcctgtaatcccagcactttgggaggccgaggtgggtggatcacctgaggtcaagagttcaagagcaacctggccaacatggtgaaacccatctctactaaaaatacaaaaattagccgggtgtggtggcggatgcctgtaatcccagttagtcaggaggctgaggcaggagaattgtttgaacccgggaggcggaggttgcagtgagtcgagatagcgcctttgcactccagcatgggcaacaagagtgactccatctcaaaaaaaaaaaaaaaaaaaaagaaaaagaaaaaagaaccctGTAGCCTttagctgcatgactcctaaaccataatttctaatcttttggctGATTTTgttacaaaggcagtctagtccccaggcaaaaagggggtttcttttgggaaagggctgttatcttctttgttttaaactataaacgataaactaagttcctcccaaagttagttcagcctatggtcaggaatgaacaaggacagcttggaggttacaagcaagatggagttggttagatcaactctctttcactgtctcagttgtAATTTTGCCATGGCGGTTTCAATAGGAGAGGGAATACATTCCAATTAAGAAGACTGAAAACATACACGCTCTTCTTGACTTTGTTCTGCCCCAATGTAAATTCATAGCACCCTCACATTTTTACCACCTAAGACTCAAGAAAGCCAAGAGGTTAGGGGTCTATCCAAGGTCATACAGGTAGCAGAGAGGCATTCTGTCAGCAGGGCTTCGTTTGGAGCTCCAGATTTGTAGCTATTAAGAATGAGGACAAGCTCATTACATTTAAAGGTggtgtggctgggcgcggtggctcacgcctgtaatcccagcactttgggaggccgaggcgggcggatcatgaggtcaggagatcgagatcatcctggctaacatggtgaaaccctgtctctactaaaaatacaaaaaattagccaagagtggtggcgggcgctgtagtcccagctactcaggaggctgaggcaggagaatggcgtgaacttgggagtcagagcttgcagtgagccgagatcgtgccactgcactccagcctgggcgacagagcaagactccatccccccctccaaaaaaaaaggtGATGTACACTGGGAGGTATGTTAAATGTGCTCTAAGGCAAAATGAGGCTCCCAAATGACTGTCTGAAGTGCACATgatggttctatttttaaaatttattcttttttcagaaacagagtctcactttgtcatccaggctagagtacagtggcaccatcatagctcactgtaacctggaactcctggcctcaagtgatcctcctgccttggcctcccaaagtgctgggattatagatgtgagatGCCACGTCTACAGGTGAGCCTATTTTAACATGAAATTCAAACAAATTCATGACAAGATAAGAATCCCAAATGACTGGTGAGGCgccttggctcacgcctgtaattccagcactttgggaggctgaggcaggtgggtcacttgaggccaggagttcacagccagcctggctaacatggcaaaaccctgtctctactaaaaatataaaaactagctgcgCATGTTgatgtgcacttgtaatcccagctactcaggaggctgaggcccaagaattgcttgaacctgggaggcggaggttgcaatgagccgagattgtgccactgtactccagcctgggtgacagagtaagactctgtctcaaaaaaaaaaaaaaagtaacaatacaAAATCATAACCTTATCATTACACTGCCCTCTCTTTAAATAGGCAAACAATGACAGTCTCATCACTATGAAAGGATGAGGTTTAGCCCCCAGCAGCAGCCCAGGTCAGCACTGTAAAGAGGTACCAAAAGGtcatttgggccaggcatggtgactcacgcctgtaatcctagcactttggaaggtggaggcaggagtatctcttgagcccaggagtttgagaccagcctgggtaacatagctagaccttgtgtctatttttttacatataaaaaaggTGATTTGGTCCTACTCAAAGAAACAGGCAACTCTGCCCTTAGCCTGATTAGGACCATACTAGGAGCAGCCTTTGGTTCAGTGCGGCCAAGAACTTCCTACTAAAGAGAGATAACCTTTACGAGAGGTCTCCCTGTTA
This genomic window from Macaca mulatta isolate MMU2019108-1 chromosome 20, T2T-MMU8v2.0, whole genome shotgun sequence contains:
- the DPEP2NB gene encoding DPEP2 neighbor protein; this encodes MSDRILYILSNMSSVPWEGSAAAAVPATSPPTPGHYHVLYRGCGETQVGWHGETYCLVGGYRAYGDTPLATSTKAEAEKPAPSRAPKRRQATTESDKDLGCSSPKIRRLEYSGRRLTPQKLAG